A single window of Papio anubis isolate 15944 chromosome 8, Panubis1.0, whole genome shotgun sequence DNA harbors:
- the PYCR3 gene encoding pyrroline-5-carboxylate reductase 3 isoform X1 codes for MAAAGPATRRVGFVGAGRMAGAIAQGLIRAGKVEAQHIVASAPTDRNLCHFQALGCQTTHSNQEVLQSCLLVIFATKPHILPAVVAEVAPVVTAEHILVSVAAGVSLSTLEELLPPDTRVLRVLPNLPCVVQEGAIVMARGRHVGSSETKLLQHLLEACGRCEEVPEAYVDIHTGLSGSGVAFVCAFSEALAEGAVKMGMPSSLAHRIAAQTLLGTAKMLLHEGQHPAQLRSDVCTPGGTTIYGLHALEQGGLRAATMSAVEAATCRARELSRK; via the exons ATGGCGGCTGCGGGGCCGGCTACGCGGCGCGTGGGCTTCGTGGGCGCGGGCCGCATGGCGGGGGCCATCGCGCAGGGCCTCATCAGAGCAG gaaAAGTGGAAGCTCAGCACATAGTGGCCAGTGCACCAACAGACAGGAACTTATGTCACTTTCAA GCTCTGGGTTGCCAGACCACCCACTCCAACCAGGAGGTGCTGCAGAGCTGCCTGCTCGTCATCTTTGCCACCAAGCCCCACATCCTGCCAGCTGTTGTGGCAGAGGTGGCTCCTGTGGTCACTGCTGAGCACATCTTGGTGTCCGTTGCTGCTGGGGTGTCTCTGAGCACCCTGGAGGAG CTGCTGCCCCCAGACACACGGGTGCTGCGGGTCTTGCCCAACCTGCCCTGTGTGGTCCAGGAAGGGGCCATAGTGATGGCGCGGGGCCGCCACGTGGGGAGCAGCGAGACCAAGCTCCTGCAGCATCTGCTGGAGGCCTGTGGGCGGTGTGAGGAGGTGCCTGAAGCCTACGTCGACATCCACACTGGCCTCAGTGGCAGTGGCGTGGCCTTC GTGTGTGCATTCTCTGAGGCCCTGGCCGAAGGCGCCGTCAAGATGGGCATGCCCAGCAGCCTGGCCCACCGCATCGCTGCCCAGACCCTGCTG GGGACAGCCAAGATGCTGCTGCACGAGGGCCAACACCCAGCCCAGCTGCGCTCAGATGTGTGCACCCCGGGTGGCACCACCATCTACGGGCTCCATGCCCTGGAGCAGGGCGGGCTGCGAGCAGCCACCATGAGCGCTGTGGAGGCCGCCACCTGCCGGGCCAGGGAGCTCAGCAGAAAGTAG
- the PYCR3 gene encoding pyrroline-5-carboxylate reductase 3 isoform X2 yields the protein MSPGWREETGKVEAQHIVASAPTDRNLCHFQALGCQTTHSNQEVLQSCLLVIFATKPHILPAVVAEVAPVVTAEHILVSVAAGVSLSTLEELLPPDTRVLRVLPNLPCVVQEGAIVMARGRHVGSSETKLLQHLLEACGRCEEVPEAYVDIHTGLSGSGVAFVCAFSEALAEGAVKMGMPSSLAHRIAAQTLLGTAKMLLHEGQHPAQLRSDVCTPGGTTIYGLHALEQGGLRAATMSAVEAATCRARELSRK from the exons ATGTCCCCTGGGTGGCGGGAGGAGACAG gaaAAGTGGAAGCTCAGCACATAGTGGCCAGTGCACCAACAGACAGGAACTTATGTCACTTTCAA GCTCTGGGTTGCCAGACCACCCACTCCAACCAGGAGGTGCTGCAGAGCTGCCTGCTCGTCATCTTTGCCACCAAGCCCCACATCCTGCCAGCTGTTGTGGCAGAGGTGGCTCCTGTGGTCACTGCTGAGCACATCTTGGTGTCCGTTGCTGCTGGGGTGTCTCTGAGCACCCTGGAGGAG CTGCTGCCCCCAGACACACGGGTGCTGCGGGTCTTGCCCAACCTGCCCTGTGTGGTCCAGGAAGGGGCCATAGTGATGGCGCGGGGCCGCCACGTGGGGAGCAGCGAGACCAAGCTCCTGCAGCATCTGCTGGAGGCCTGTGGGCGGTGTGAGGAGGTGCCTGAAGCCTACGTCGACATCCACACTGGCCTCAGTGGCAGTGGCGTGGCCTTC GTGTGTGCATTCTCTGAGGCCCTGGCCGAAGGCGCCGTCAAGATGGGCATGCCCAGCAGCCTGGCCCACCGCATCGCTGCCCAGACCCTGCTG GGGACAGCCAAGATGCTGCTGCACGAGGGCCAACACCCAGCCCAGCTGCGCTCAGATGTGTGCACCCCGGGTGGCACCACCATCTACGGGCTCCATGCCCTGGAGCAGGGCGGGCTGCGAGCAGCCACCATGAGCGCTGTGGAGGCCGCCACCTGCCGGGCCAGGGAGCTCAGCAGAAAGTAG
- the PYCR3 gene encoding pyrroline-5-carboxylate reductase 3 isoform X3, with product MPPDTAECPLGGGRRQALGCQTTHSNQEVLQSCLLVIFATKPHILPAVVAEVAPVVTAEHILVSVAAGVSLSTLEELLPPDTRVLRVLPNLPCVVQEGAIVMARGRHVGSSETKLLQHLLEACGRCEEVPEAYVDIHTGLSGSGVAFVCAFSEALAEGAVKMGMPSSLAHRIAAQTLLGTAKMLLHEGQHPAQLRSDVCTPGGTTIYGLHALEQGGLRAATMSAVEAATCRARELSRK from the exons ATGCCTCCAGACACTGCCGAATGTCCCCTGGGTGGCGGGAGGAGACAG GCTCTGGGTTGCCAGACCACCCACTCCAACCAGGAGGTGCTGCAGAGCTGCCTGCTCGTCATCTTTGCCACCAAGCCCCACATCCTGCCAGCTGTTGTGGCAGAGGTGGCTCCTGTGGTCACTGCTGAGCACATCTTGGTGTCCGTTGCTGCTGGGGTGTCTCTGAGCACCCTGGAGGAG CTGCTGCCCCCAGACACACGGGTGCTGCGGGTCTTGCCCAACCTGCCCTGTGTGGTCCAGGAAGGGGCCATAGTGATGGCGCGGGGCCGCCACGTGGGGAGCAGCGAGACCAAGCTCCTGCAGCATCTGCTGGAGGCCTGTGGGCGGTGTGAGGAGGTGCCTGAAGCCTACGTCGACATCCACACTGGCCTCAGTGGCAGTGGCGTGGCCTTC GTGTGTGCATTCTCTGAGGCCCTGGCCGAAGGCGCCGTCAAGATGGGCATGCCCAGCAGCCTGGCCCACCGCATCGCTGCCCAGACCCTGCTG GGGACAGCCAAGATGCTGCTGCACGAGGGCCAACACCCAGCCCAGCTGCGCTCAGATGTGTGCACCCCGGGTGGCACCACCATCTACGGGCTCCATGCCCTGGAGCAGGGCGGGCTGCGAGCAGCCACCATGAGCGCTGTGGAGGCCGCCACCTGCCGGGCCAGGGAGCTCAGCAGAAAGTAG
- the TSTA3 gene encoding GDP-L-fucose synthase, protein MGEPQGSMRILVTGGSGLVGKAIQKVVADGAGLPGEDWVFVSSKDADLTDAAQTRALFEKVRPTHVIHLAAMVGGLFRNIKYNLDFWRKNVHINDNVLHSAFEVGACKVVSCLSTCIFPDKTTYPIDETMIHNGPPHSSNFGYSYAKRMIDVQNRAYFQQYGCTFTAVIPTNVFGPHDNFNIEDGHVLPGLIHKVHLAKSSGSALTVWGTGKPRRQFIYSLDLAQLFIWVLREYNEVEPIILSVGEEDEVSIKEAAEAVVEAMDFHGEVTFDTSKSDGQFKKTASNSKLRTYLPDFRFTPFKQAVKETCAWFTDNYEQARK, encoded by the exons ATGGGTGAACCCCAGGGGTCCATGCGGATTCTAGTGACAGGGGGCTCTGGGCTGGTAGGCAAAGCCATCCAGAAGGTGGTAGCAGATGGAGCTGGACTTCCTGGAGAGGACTGggtgtttgtctcctccaaagaCGCCGATCTCAC GGATGCAGCACAGACCCGCGCCCTGTTTGAGAAGGTCCGACCCACGCATGTTATCCATCTTGCTGCAATGGTGGGGGGCCTGTTCCGGAATATCAAATACAATTTGGACTTCTGG AGGAAAAATGTGCACATCAACGACAACGTCCTGCACTCGGCCTTCGAGGTGGGCGCCTGCAAGGTGGTGTCCTGCCTGTCCACCTGTATCTTCCCTGACAAGACGACCTACCCGATAGATGAGACCATG ATCCACAATGGGCCACCCCACAGCAGCAATTTTGGGTACTCGTATGCCAAGAGGATGATCGACGTGCAGAACAG GGCCTACTTCCAGCAGTACGGCTGCACCTTCACCGCTGTCATCCCCACCAACGTCTTTGGGCCCCACGACAACTTCAACATCGAGGATGGCCATGTGCTGCCTGGCCTCATCCACAAGGTGCACCTGGCCAAGA GCAGCGGCTCGGCCCTGACGGTGTGGGGTACCGGGAAGCCGCGGAGGCAGTTCATATACTCGCTG GACCTGGCCCAGCTCTTTATCTGGGTCCTGCGGGAGTACAATGAAGTGGAGCCCATCATCCTCTCAG TGGGCGAGGAAGATGAGGTCTCCATCAAGGAGGCAGCCGAGGCGGTGGTGGAGGCCATGGACTTCCATGGGGAGGTCACC TTTGATACATCCAAGTCGGATGGGCAGTTTAAGAAGACAGCCAGTAACAGCAAGCTGAGGACCTACCTGCCTGACTTCCGGTTCACACCTTTCAAGCAGG CGGTGAAGGAGACCTGTGCTTGGTTCACTGACAACTACGAGCAGGCCCGGAAATGA